A genomic stretch from Shewanella woodyi ATCC 51908 includes:
- the recQ gene encoding DNA helicase RecQ, translating to MEQVIDQTQLDPLSLSLQSVFGYRTFRDGQKEVIEQSCSGYDCLVIMPTGGGKSLCYQLPALQLPGLTLVVSPLISLMKDQVDSLIQMGVSAAYLNSSQPREESARILQQMHSGELKLLYVSPERLLQGHFIDRLHELNLSLFAIDEAHCISQWGHDFRPEYAALGKLREVFPHVPIMALTATADQATRKDICDRLTITPYSLLTSFDRPNIRYTVAEKLNAANQLRQFVAAQNGNSGIIYCSSRRRVDEVAERLRLQGHNAEAYHAGKTQEERADVQDRFLKDQLDIVVATVAFGMGINKSNVRYVVHYDIPKSVESYYQETGRAGRDGLESEALLLFDPADIGRVRHLIEQSEPGPQQQVEFHKLNTMAAFAEAQTCRRQVLLHYFDESALEPCGNCDICLDPPKKYNGIQDAQKVLSCIYRLDQRFGINHLIEVLRGSKAATVLERGHDKLSTWGIGKDKSHEYWLSIIRQIIHLGFASQDITRGSSVKLNPSARSVLKGEVELLLAEPRMVLQSTTKRRGSSTRAPLNYDRKLFARLKQLRRKLAEELDVPPYLVFNDATLAEMAAILPTSPGEMLAVNGVGERKLTRFGDEFLDEISNYLTNS from the coding sequence ATGGAACAAGTGATAGACCAAACTCAATTAGATCCGCTTTCATTAAGTCTGCAGTCTGTTTTCGGCTACCGGACATTCAGAGATGGGCAGAAAGAGGTGATAGAGCAGAGTTGTTCGGGCTATGACTGTTTGGTGATCATGCCCACTGGTGGGGGGAAGAGTCTCTGTTATCAATTGCCAGCTTTGCAGTTGCCAGGGTTAACCCTTGTGGTGTCTCCGCTTATATCCTTGATGAAAGATCAAGTGGATAGCTTGATCCAGATGGGAGTGAGCGCGGCTTATCTGAACTCCTCACAGCCAAGAGAGGAGAGTGCTAGGATTTTACAACAGATGCACAGTGGTGAGCTTAAACTGCTCTATGTATCGCCAGAGCGTTTGTTACAGGGACATTTTATCGATAGGCTTCATGAACTGAACCTCTCCCTTTTTGCTATCGATGAAGCACACTGTATATCACAGTGGGGCCATGACTTTAGACCTGAATATGCCGCCTTGGGTAAGCTCAGAGAAGTTTTTCCACATGTACCTATTATGGCGCTAACAGCGACTGCAGATCAGGCAACCCGAAAAGATATCTGTGACAGGCTAACCATTACCCCATATTCATTATTAACCAGCTTTGATCGCCCCAATATTCGCTATACGGTGGCGGAAAAGCTCAATGCTGCTAACCAGCTGCGCCAGTTTGTTGCAGCGCAAAACGGTAATAGTGGCATTATCTATTGCAGTAGCCGTCGACGTGTCGATGAGGTGGCTGAACGCCTTAGACTTCAAGGTCATAATGCCGAGGCTTATCATGCTGGCAAAACCCAAGAGGAGCGGGCTGATGTTCAGGATCGATTCCTGAAAGATCAACTCGATATTGTGGTGGCGACCGTCGCTTTTGGTATGGGGATCAATAAATCGAATGTGCGTTATGTTGTGCATTACGATATTCCTAAAAGTGTTGAGTCTTACTATCAGGAGACTGGTCGAGCTGGACGAGATGGATTGGAGTCTGAGGCGCTACTGCTGTTTGATCCAGCCGATATTGGCCGAGTACGCCATCTTATCGAGCAATCAGAACCAGGTCCTCAGCAGCAGGTCGAGTTTCATAAACTTAATACCATGGCGGCATTTGCCGAGGCACAAACCTGCCGGCGTCAGGTGTTACTGCACTATTTTGATGAGAGTGCCCTAGAGCCTTGTGGCAACTGTGATATCTGCTTGGATCCACCGAAAAAGTACAATGGTATTCAAGATGCTCAGAAGGTGTTGTCCTGTATCTATCGCTTAGATCAACGTTTTGGTATTAACCACCTGATTGAGGTACTTAGAGGGTCTAAAGCTGCAACTGTGTTGGAGCGAGGTCATGATAAATTATCAACTTGGGGAATTGGCAAAGATAAGAGCCATGAGTATTGGTTGAGTATCATACGCCAGATCATTCATCTTGGTTTTGCCAGTCAGGATATTACCCGTGGTTCCTCTGTGAAACTGAATCCATCGGCGCGTTCGGTGTTAAAGGGTGAGGTGGAGTTATTGCTTGCAGAGCCAAGAATGGTACTGCAAAGCACCACTAAGCGTCGAGGTAGTAGTACACGAGCACCACTTAATTACGATCGTAAACTGTTTGCTCGCCTTAAGCAGTTAAGACGCAAACTGGCTGAAGAGTTAGATGTGCCACCCTATCTGGTATTTAACGATGCCACTTTAGCTGAAATGGCGGCCATACTGCCTACAAGTCCTGGGGAGATGTTGGCCGTAAACGGAGTTGGCGAGCGTAAGTTGACCCGTTTTGGAGATGAGTTTCTTGATGAGATAAGCAACTATTTAACCAATAGTTAG
- the rarD gene encoding EamA family transporter RarD, whose product MLSSEQNKGIASAICAYTLWGFAPLYFKLLDQVSATEILIHRVIWSFIFVTLLMMMFGGFSRLRQVLKRPKQLMVLTLTSVLIAGNWLLFIWAVNNDHMLDASLGYFINPLVNVMLGMVFLSERLRKLQWLAVILAGTGVLVQLISFGSIPLVSLGLASSFGLYGLLRKKVNVDAKTGLLVETAILFPIALLYLFANFGDSMTNLMSNELSLNLLLMAAGVVTTIPLLCFAAAAVRIPLSMLGFFQYIGPSIMFIMAITLYNEPFDLEKGITFGFIWSALIIFTIDMFYKRKPIKQ is encoded by the coding sequence ATGCTTAGTTCAGAACAAAACAAAGGTATCGCATCCGCCATATGCGCATACACCCTTTGGGGTTTTGCTCCCCTCTATTTTAAACTCCTCGATCAAGTATCAGCGACTGAGATATTAATCCATCGAGTGATCTGGTCTTTTATTTTCGTCACCCTACTTATGATGATGTTTGGTGGCTTTTCTAGACTGAGACAGGTACTTAAACGCCCCAAACAGCTGATGGTGCTCACCCTTACTTCAGTGCTGATTGCTGGTAACTGGTTACTCTTTATCTGGGCGGTTAACAACGACCATATGCTGGATGCGAGTTTAGGTTATTTCATCAACCCTTTGGTCAATGTCATGCTGGGCATGGTGTTTCTGAGCGAGCGCTTACGTAAGCTCCAATGGCTAGCAGTTATTTTAGCTGGCACAGGTGTCTTAGTTCAATTGATCTCATTTGGCTCTATTCCCCTTGTTTCACTTGGACTTGCTAGCTCCTTTGGCTTATATGGATTATTAAGGAAGAAGGTTAATGTGGATGCAAAAACAGGACTGTTAGTGGAAACTGCGATTCTATTTCCCATCGCTCTACTCTACCTTTTTGCTAACTTTGGTGACTCAATGACAAACTTGATGAGTAATGAGCTATCGCTCAACTTGCTATTGATGGCAGCTGGAGTGGTCACCACAATCCCGTTACTGTGCTTCGCAGCAGCGGCGGTAAGGATCCCGCTATCTATGCTGGGCTTCTTCCAGTATATCGGCCCAAGTATTATGTTTATCATGGCCATCACTCTCTATAATGAGCCGTTCGACCTTGAGAAAGGGATCACCTTTGGCTTTATCTGGAGTGCCTTAATCATCTTTACTATTGATATGTTTTACAAAAGAAAACCTATCAAACAGTAA
- a CDS encoding thioesterase family protein translates to MTTPIQYEILQRVAEVFDKQVPFHNLLGMDIKRYDLDGVEAVVNMKPELIGNIHQQILHGGVTATVLDVVGGLTAFSGLVASRDDWSIEDLQTRLQTLGTIDLRIDYLRPGRGTIFTGTGTVIRAGNRVSVCRMELHNENGDHIAFGTGTYMVG, encoded by the coding sequence ATGACAACACCGATTCAATACGAGATCCTACAGCGAGTTGCAGAGGTCTTTGATAAGCAGGTTCCCTTTCACAATCTGCTAGGCATGGATATTAAACGATACGACCTTGATGGGGTTGAAGCAGTGGTGAATATGAAACCTGAGCTTATAGGTAATATTCACCAGCAGATCTTGCATGGTGGGGTTACAGCCACAGTGTTGGATGTTGTCGGTGGGCTCACCGCCTTTTCAGGCCTAGTCGCCAGTCGTGATGATTGGAGCATTGAAGATCTACAGACCCGACTGCAAACCTTAGGCACGATAGATCTTAGAATTGACTATTTGCGTCCCGGTAGAGGAACAATATTTACTGGTACCGGTACTGTAATACGTGCTGGCAACCGTGTTTCTGTTTGCCGAATGGAGCTTCATAATGAAAATGGCGATCATATTGCATTTGGAACAGGTACTTACATGGTCGGTTAA
- the leuB gene encoding 3-isopropylmalate dehydrogenase — translation MSYQIAVLAGDGIGPEVMAEARKVLSAVEERFELAIEYSEYDIGGAAIDNHGCPLPDVTLKGCEAADAILFGSVGGPKWEHLPPNDQPERGALLPLRGHFELFCNMRPAKLHSGLEHMSPLRSDISSKGFDVLCVRELTGGIYFGKPKGRQGEGESEEAFDTMRYSRKEIRRIAKIAFEAAQGRRKKVTSVDKANVLACSVLWREVVEEVAKDFPDVELEHIYIDNATMQLLRRPNEFDVMLCSNLFGDIISDEIAMLTGSMGLLSSVSLNSKGFGLYEPAGGSAPDIAGQGIANPVAQILSAALLLRHSLKLEEAATAIEAAVGKALSDGYLTGELLPADERVNAKTTSQMGDYIAQVIKEGA, via the coding sequence ATGAGTTATCAAATAGCGGTATTAGCCGGAGATGGAATTGGACCTGAGGTGATGGCTGAGGCGCGAAAAGTGCTCAGTGCTGTAGAGGAGCGATTCGAGCTTGCTATTGAATATAGCGAATACGATATAGGCGGAGCAGCTATCGATAATCATGGTTGCCCGCTTCCAGATGTGACTTTAAAGGGATGTGAAGCAGCTGATGCCATTCTTTTTGGATCGGTAGGTGGCCCTAAATGGGAGCACTTACCACCTAATGATCAACCTGAGCGTGGTGCCTTACTGCCGCTTCGTGGTCATTTCGAGCTATTTTGCAATATGCGCCCGGCAAAACTCCATTCTGGACTTGAGCATATGTCACCGCTGCGCAGTGATATTTCATCGAAAGGCTTCGATGTGCTATGTGTTCGTGAGCTGACAGGTGGCATCTATTTTGGTAAGCCAAAAGGGCGTCAAGGCGAAGGGGAGAGCGAGGAAGCATTCGATACCATGCGCTATAGCCGTAAAGAGATCAGACGTATTGCAAAGATTGCATTTGAGGCTGCTCAAGGTCGTCGCAAGAAGGTTACCTCAGTGGATAAAGCCAATGTACTGGCTTGTTCTGTGCTGTGGCGTGAAGTTGTTGAAGAGGTGGCCAAAGATTTCCCTGATGTGGAGCTAGAGCATATCTATATCGATAATGCGACTATGCAGCTACTACGTCGTCCTAATGAGTTTGATGTCATGCTCTGTTCTAACCTGTTTGGTGACATTATCTCAGATGAGATTGCCATGTTAACTGGCTCTATGGGGCTGCTTTCATCGGTGAGTTTGAACAGTAAAGGCTTTGGTCTCTATGAGCCTGCTGGTGGCAGTGCACCGGATATTGCAGGGCAAGGTATTGCTAACCCTGTTGCCCAGATCTTATCTGCTGCATTACTACTGCGCCATAGCTTGAAATTAGAAGAGGCCGCTACGGCAATCGAGGCCGCCGTTGGTAAAGCGCTGAGCGATGGTTATCTAACTGGCGAGTTGCTACCGGCTGATGAGCGAGTGAATGCGAAGACGACTTCACAGATGGGTGATTATATTGCCCAAGTTATTAAAGAGGGCGCATAA
- a CDS encoding diguanylate cyclase domain-containing protein: MDFRLIVVCLLFWFAPAWADTMDRLDNINTLLYEYPSRALEEINKLDNISSPIKLSETEKLRLSLLRCETYLQLGENQAAINIARMSEAKAKVLQLESARPYFLNCMAGAFTNFGDYRQALPLLDNSIELSRELKQGQSLINGLRIRGIIDTQIDSYGNASEDLRLAIDIFPEIANQALNWSWPPLAHVRLSLSQLLAKRGEFKQAYTVIENALSSKPLNGKVKALVITQLAKMAQLNNLPTSDTLILNAKNQLPELGSAFELAQSYTQMAQLEFLRGNLRRAIQLLEISLNTFKKENKSLEIIRTQRQLAEVLLAHGTTDKALALMENTIALAVRTSRYDELVICYQILSQHYEKNENYKLALKYQIMRFNQAENAYNFIKDTRLLQLNTKLSRQNQLFKSETDRSIASVNQGFGVKSGYLILLTLLFLALLFSFITFKTKQQAKRIISVPEPNTKEQEIERLLSNSKLGGFPLSLILINTLQVYRDDLPVLNAQLEKLLREQDVMLNYSDEEIVLLLPYTKEKGTLKVIEQIKELMTPLLHEKKCQIGYSKMQQQDSLSSLVKRANIQQLRHSKQHKVAAE, translated from the coding sequence ATGGACTTTCGCCTCATAGTAGTCTGCCTGCTATTCTGGTTTGCACCAGCATGGGCTGATACTATGGACCGCCTCGATAATATTAATACCTTGCTCTACGAGTACCCGAGCAGGGCGCTTGAGGAGATCAACAAACTCGACAACATCAGCTCCCCTATTAAGTTATCCGAAACCGAAAAGCTGCGACTCTCTCTATTACGCTGTGAAACCTATCTTCAACTCGGTGAAAATCAAGCTGCAATCAATATCGCTAGAATGAGCGAAGCTAAGGCTAAAGTCCTCCAACTAGAATCAGCAAGGCCCTACTTCCTCAACTGCATGGCCGGCGCATTTACTAATTTTGGTGATTACCGACAAGCGCTTCCTCTCCTCGATAACTCCATTGAACTCTCACGTGAACTCAAGCAAGGACAGTCTCTTATTAATGGGTTGCGAATAAGGGGGATCATAGATACCCAGATTGACAGTTATGGTAACGCCTCTGAAGATCTGCGTTTAGCGATAGATATCTTCCCTGAGATCGCAAATCAGGCGCTTAATTGGAGCTGGCCACCATTGGCTCATGTGCGACTATCATTGAGTCAATTGCTAGCTAAAAGAGGTGAGTTCAAACAAGCCTACACTGTCATTGAAAATGCACTGAGTTCAAAACCGCTTAATGGAAAGGTTAAAGCATTAGTCATCACTCAGTTAGCCAAGATGGCACAACTCAATAACTTGCCCACCAGCGACACCTTAATCCTCAACGCAAAAAATCAGTTACCAGAACTTGGCAGCGCCTTTGAACTCGCCCAAAGCTACACCCAGATGGCCCAACTTGAATTTCTTCGCGGTAATTTACGCAGAGCGATTCAACTTTTGGAGATCAGTTTAAATACCTTTAAGAAAGAGAATAAATCGCTAGAGATAATCCGCACACAGAGGCAACTGGCGGAAGTATTACTTGCTCATGGCACGACCGACAAGGCATTGGCCTTGATGGAGAACACGATAGCACTTGCCGTTCGTACATCACGCTACGATGAGTTGGTGATCTGCTATCAGATTTTAAGTCAGCATTATGAAAAAAATGAAAATTACAAACTAGCGTTAAAGTATCAAATCATGCGCTTTAATCAGGCTGAAAACGCTTATAACTTCATTAAAGATACACGATTACTACAACTGAACACTAAGCTGAGCAGACAAAACCAACTATTTAAATCAGAGACGGATAGAAGTATTGCATCTGTAAATCAGGGGTTTGGAGTTAAATCAGGCTATCTAATTTTACTGACTCTGCTATTTCTCGCGCTGTTATTTAGCTTCATCACATTTAAAACTAAGCAGCAAGCTAAGCGAATAATCTCAGTACCGGAGCCAAACACTAAAGAGCAGGAGATAGAACGACTGCTAAGTAACAGTAAATTAGGTGGGTTCCCCTTAAGCCTTATCTTGATAAATACCCTACAGGTTTATCGTGACGATCTCCCTGTACTCAATGCCCAACTTGAAAAGTTACTTAGAGAGCAAGATGTTATGCTCAATTACAGTGATGAGGAGATAGTGTTACTCCTGCCCTATACCAAGGAGAAGGGAACGTTAAAGGTTATAGAGCAGATAAAAGAGCTGATGACACCTTTGCTACATGAGAAAAAGTGCCAAATTGGTTACTCAAAAATGCAGCAGCAGGACAGTCTTAGCTCCCTAGTTAAACGCGCTAACATCCAACAACTAAGGCATAGTAAGCAACATAAAGTCGCGGCGGAATAA
- the leuA gene encoding 2-isopropylmalate synthase: MSNRVIIFDTTLRDGEQALAASLTVKEKLQIALSLERLGVDVMEVGFPVSSPGDFKSVETIARTVKNSRVCALARALEKDIDAAAQSLSVADQFRIHTFISTSTIHVESKLKRSFDQVLEMAVGAVKYARRFTDDVEFSCEDAGRTPIDNLCRMVEEAIKAGAKTINIPDTVGYTVPSEFGGIIETLFNRVPNIDQAVISVHCHDDLGLSVANSITAVQQGARQIECTVNGIGERAGNCSLEEIAMILSTRKAALGLETGINAKEIHRTSSLVSQLCNMPVQANKAIVGANAFTHSSGIHQDGMLKSQNTYEIMTPESIGLPRNNLNMTSRSGRHVIKHRMEEMGYGEHDYDMDVLYESFLKLADKKGQVFDYDLEALTFMEAQAEEESFYQLKQLVVHSDSTQGNATATVKIELDGEVVTEAATGNGPVDAAYNAIARASKCEINITSYKLSAKGEGQDALGQVDIEASYQQQSFHGVGLATDVVEASVQALIHVMNLTWRADKVADCKQKIQQKARSLGGV; the protein is encoded by the coding sequence ATGTCTAACCGAGTGATTATTTTTGATACAACCCTACGTGATGGGGAGCAAGCCCTAGCGGCCAGTTTGACGGTTAAGGAAAAACTACAGATAGCACTCTCATTGGAGCGTTTAGGTGTCGATGTGATGGAGGTGGGCTTTCCTGTTTCCTCCCCTGGCGATTTTAAATCTGTAGAGACAATCGCACGAACGGTAAAAAACAGCCGAGTGTGTGCATTAGCCAGAGCCCTTGAAAAAGATATCGATGCCGCAGCGCAATCTTTATCTGTGGCTGATCAGTTCCGTATTCATACCTTTATCTCAACCTCGACGATTCACGTTGAAAGCAAACTAAAACGCTCTTTCGATCAAGTACTGGAGATGGCTGTCGGTGCGGTTAAGTATGCTCGTCGCTTTACTGATGATGTAGAGTTTTCCTGTGAAGATGCGGGGCGTACGCCAATTGATAATTTGTGCCGTATGGTTGAGGAGGCGATCAAGGCTGGCGCTAAGACAATTAATATTCCTGACACTGTGGGCTACACAGTGCCGAGTGAGTTTGGCGGCATCATTGAAACCCTATTTAACCGAGTGCCTAATATCGATCAAGCGGTGATCTCCGTTCATTGTCATGATGATTTGGGCCTTTCGGTCGCGAACTCAATTACCGCAGTGCAGCAAGGTGCACGTCAGATCGAGTGTACGGTTAACGGTATTGGTGAGCGAGCGGGTAACTGTTCACTCGAAGAGATCGCCATGATCTTGTCGACCCGTAAAGCAGCACTTGGACTAGAGACTGGGATTAATGCTAAGGAGATCCACCGTACCTCTAGCTTAGTCAGCCAACTTTGTAATATGCCTGTACAGGCTAATAAAGCTATCGTGGGCGCGAATGCATTTACTCACTCATCGGGTATCCATCAAGATGGCATGCTGAAATCGCAAAATACCTACGAGATCATGACACCTGAAAGTATCGGTCTTCCACGTAACAATTTGAATATGACATCTCGCTCTGGTCGACATGTGATTAAGCATCGCATGGAAGAGATGGGCTATGGCGAGCATGATTATGATATGGACGTCTTGTATGAATCTTTCTTGAAACTTGCAGATAAGAAAGGCCAAGTATTTGATTACGATCTTGAAGCTTTAACCTTTATGGAAGCCCAAGCCGAAGAGGAGTCATTTTATCAACTTAAACAGTTAGTTGTGCACTCCGATTCCACACAGGGAAATGCAACTGCCACAGTGAAGATAGAGCTTGATGGTGAGGTGGTCACTGAGGCTGCTACAGGTAATGGTCCTGTGGATGCCGCTTATAATGCAATTGCACGTGCTAGCAAGTGTGAAATTAATATCACTAGCTACAAGCTAAGCGCTAAAGGTGAGGGGCAAGACGCCCTAGGTCAGGTGGATATTGAGGCGAGTTATCAGCAGCAAAGTTTCCACGGTGTTGGTTTAGCGACCGATGTGGTAGAAGCGTCGGTGCAGGCGCTCATACATGTGATGAACCTGACATGGCGTGCGGATAAGGTTGCAGACTGTAAGCAAAAGATCCAGCAAAAAGCGAGATCTCTTGGTGGCGTTTAA